Proteins encoded together in one Terriglobus saanensis SP1PR4 window:
- a CDS encoding acyl-CoA desaturase → MLHNLGHDRTFKQPVVWVTTFFIVAFHIGAVAALFFFTWKAFAVSMFLWWIAGGVGVGMGYHRLLTHRGYKTPKWMEYLLTVCGTLALEGGPIFWVAIHRMHHQNTDKPGDPHSPQDGGLWAHIGWLLTGQTMHNDSAELSPFVPELRKDRFHVWISRWHWVPMTILGGVLLAVGGWPFLLWGIFFRTVLGLHSTWLVNSATHMWGSRRYPTSDTSRNSFWVALLTFGEGWHNNHHAHPQSSRHGLAWYEFDPNWYGISALRFLGLAWEVKARKIERVTAVVLEPVAAIAKV, encoded by the coding sequence ATGCTGCACAATCTTGGGCACGACCGTACGTTTAAGCAGCCTGTGGTCTGGGTCACTACATTTTTCATCGTCGCATTCCATATCGGCGCCGTCGCTGCCCTGTTCTTCTTTACCTGGAAAGCTTTCGCGGTCTCCATGTTTCTCTGGTGGATTGCGGGAGGCGTAGGAGTCGGCATGGGGTACCACCGTCTTCTCACGCATCGCGGCTATAAAACACCGAAGTGGATGGAGTATCTCCTCACCGTGTGTGGCACGCTAGCTTTGGAAGGCGGACCCATTTTCTGGGTAGCCATTCATCGCATGCATCATCAGAACACCGATAAGCCAGGAGATCCGCACTCTCCACAAGATGGCGGACTTTGGGCGCACATTGGTTGGCTACTCACGGGCCAGACGATGCACAATGATTCGGCCGAATTGTCGCCCTTCGTTCCCGAGCTTCGCAAGGACAGATTTCATGTCTGGATTAGCCGTTGGCATTGGGTGCCGATGACAATTCTCGGTGGGGTCCTTCTTGCCGTTGGAGGCTGGCCATTTCTTCTATGGGGTATTTTCTTCCGCACTGTTCTGGGACTTCACTCGACCTGGCTCGTGAACTCGGCCACCCACATGTGGGGATCGCGTCGTTATCCGACCAGCGATACCTCTCGCAATAGCTTCTGGGTAGCTTTGCTGACGTTCGGAGAAGGATGGCACAACAATCACCATGCTCATCCGCAGTCCTCTCGTCATGGTCTTGCGTGGTACGAGTTCGATCCCAACTGGTATGGCATCTCAGCGCTGCGCTTCCTCGGACTTGCCTGGGAAGTGAAGGCCAGAAAAATTGAGCGCGTGACAGCCGTTGTTCTTGAACCCGTGGCGGCCATCGCTAAGGTTTAG
- a CDS encoding ATP-binding protein: MFLATVPLRHGRFAIWSFRRLSRPIFLSGLISFLLAAYFVRPITRLSEVADQFGSGDLKVRVAGRLAKRRDELGDLGRGFNQMASRIEILVTRQRSFLAHASHELGSPLTRLNIALALAKRKAGVSLVPELNRIEQEANRLNGLVQELLLLARLESGNELDRNPAVFDVLALVEEAKDNAEFEAKQIGKSVISLRADSFHVAGYPDLLLRALDNVLRNGLRFARANGEVQIDCYPKPDGSAGVIHIQDDGPGIPLGTEESIFEPFVTLSPSGTDPALNGSGLGLAITRQAVLSNGGTVKALSVLGTGLTVVIELPLHPS; the protein is encoded by the coding sequence ATGTTCCTGGCTACTGTGCCACTGCGGCACGGCCGCTTTGCGATATGGTCTTTTCGCCGATTGTCTCGTCCCATTTTTCTTTCGGGTCTGATTTCGTTTCTGCTCGCTGCATACTTTGTTCGACCGATTACGCGACTGAGTGAGGTTGCCGATCAATTCGGCTCAGGCGATCTCAAAGTGCGAGTGGCGGGGCGCTTAGCAAAGCGTAGAGATGAACTGGGAGATCTGGGACGGGGCTTCAATCAGATGGCGTCCCGCATTGAGATTCTGGTGACGCGCCAAAGATCTTTTCTCGCCCATGCATCGCACGAACTCGGGTCTCCACTTACGCGGCTGAACATCGCTCTTGCCCTCGCAAAACGTAAGGCCGGGGTCTCGCTTGTCCCAGAGCTCAATCGTATTGAGCAGGAAGCCAACCGGCTCAACGGCCTTGTGCAGGAGTTGCTGCTCCTCGCTCGCCTGGAAAGCGGTAATGAGCTGGACCGAAACCCCGCGGTCTTCGACGTTTTAGCTCTAGTGGAGGAGGCGAAAGACAATGCGGAGTTTGAAGCAAAGCAGATCGGAAAGTCGGTGATCTCGCTCCGGGCCGACTCCTTCCATGTCGCCGGCTATCCAGACCTCTTGCTCCGTGCGCTCGATAACGTCTTGCGTAACGGTCTGCGCTTTGCGCGAGCCAACGGAGAAGTTCAGATCGATTGTTACCCGAAGCCCGATGGTTCGGCCGGCGTTATCCATATTCAAGACGATGGTCCTGGTATTCCTCTTGGAACGGAAGAGTCCATCTTTGAACCGTTCGTGACTCTGTCTCCCTCAGGAACAGATCCCGCGTTGAACGGCTCAGGCCTGGGTCTTGCCATCACACGACAGGCAGTACTGTCCAATGGAGGAACGGTGAAGGCGCTGTCTGTCCTCGGTACAGGTCTCACCGTTGTCATTGAACTTCCGCTCCATCCATCCTAA
- a CDS encoding response regulator transcription factor, which produces MTGLNSTNSAPLSPLLLIDDDQSLASLIAEYCAEAGFSIFSALSGEEGIRVAKQHSFQMIILDVMLPGIDGFDVLQRLRQFSTVPVLMLTTRGAAMDRVRGLDGGADDYLAKPFQPEELVARIKTILRRSSPKEMCSKYVVGDLEIDEVARSVKRKGIVLELTGAEFHLLKLLLSQPGEPMPREELIPRIFGREPGSLDRSIDNLVNNLRKKLGEHAEGKERIKSIRNVGYSYVLCDGGSALS; this is translated from the coding sequence GTGACAGGACTCAACTCCACAAATTCCGCGCCGCTTTCCCCGCTTCTTCTCATTGATGATGATCAATCTCTTGCGTCTCTGATCGCAGAGTACTGCGCCGAGGCAGGGTTCTCGATCTTCTCCGCCCTATCCGGCGAAGAAGGTATTCGCGTCGCGAAGCAGCATTCTTTCCAGATGATCATTCTCGATGTCATGCTGCCGGGTATCGATGGATTTGATGTACTTCAACGTTTGCGACAATTTTCGACGGTTCCGGTTCTCATGCTCACAACACGTGGGGCCGCCATGGACCGCGTCCGCGGATTGGATGGCGGAGCAGACGACTATCTCGCCAAGCCGTTCCAACCTGAAGAACTGGTCGCACGCATCAAAACCATTCTTCGGAGGTCTTCCCCCAAAGAGATGTGCTCGAAGTATGTGGTGGGTGACTTAGAAATAGATGAGGTCGCGAGATCCGTTAAGCGAAAGGGAATCGTCCTGGAACTCACGGGTGCGGAGTTCCATCTTCTGAAGTTGTTGCTCAGTCAGCCGGGAGAGCCTATGCCGCGCGAAGAACTGATTCCACGAATCTTCGGTCGAGAACCGGGCAGTCTGGACCGAAGCATCGATAACCTGGTCAACAATCTTAGGAAGAAGCTCGGCGAGCATGCCGAGGGCAAGGAACGCATCAAGAGCATCCGCAACGTTGGATATAGTTATGTGCTTTGTGATGGCGGATCGGCACTATCTTGA